CAGGTTCGCATAGGCAATTCCTCCATCGGCGATGTGCAAATCGGCATTTTTGACCTTGGCAGACTGCGCGATGACATCAATGCGGCCAATACGGCAATAGGCTCTTACCGCGACATTCCCAACGACATGGGTAGCCTGCACTCGCGGATAAACCAAGTTATTGTCTCAAGCCTCAACTCCGGCACCGGACTGCAAGAAAGGGCCGTCAGAATGATTATTGTAAATGAAGCGGAGAGCGGCTCAATCGCCGACGCAATTGTCTTCGCGTTATACGGCGACCCCGCACGCGACATTGGAGACCCCGGCGGCAACGCCATCGCCCCGGCGGCAAACAGCGTGGTCGGGCGCGTGCAGCGGGGAACTTTGCGCAGCGCGGCGGACAATGCGGCGGGCCGCGACACCAACGGCGACATTGAAGGAAACGGCGGCTACCGGCGGGCGCCGGTAACGGGAGCGGGAAGCCATGCGCCGAATTCGGCCGCAGACCGCCGGATTGTAGTGCAGGATACCAACCAGGACGGCTCGGTGATACTGGGCACTCTGCCCTTTGACGCTTTGGACGCAGGGCGGCGCGTGAGTGAACTGGAAAACGATATTTCCGGCCTGAGGAAACGTGTGGACCAGCAGAACAAAGACCTTTCAGCCGGCGTTGCCATGGCAATGGCCATGCAGGCGCAGTCCGTGCCGGGCAAAAGGATTAACATGTCTTTTGGAGCCGCCAGTTACAACGAGGAATTCGCAACGGCTTTGACCCTGGGCTGGAGATTGCATGAGAATGTTTTAATCAACACCGGCGCGGGGTGGGCGACCAGCGGCGAACAGTTCGGCGTCCGCGGCGGCATAACCTTCGGATGGTAGCAAAGCGGCTCTCCCGCCGCCCTATAAATTTTCCAGCGCCTCTTTTGCGGCCCGCTGTTCGGCTTCTTTCTTGCTGCCCCCCTGCCCTCTGCCGAAAACCCCGGAGCCGTCTCCCACTTCGCTGAAAAAATACCTTTTGTGCCCGGGGCCCGTCTCCCCCGTGCTGTAAACGGGAAGAGAGCCGAACCTTTTGTGAAACAGCCTCTGCAACGCGGACTTGTAATCGCGCGACTCGCTCCAAATCGTTATGTTTGAAAGAAGATGCCCCGAAACAAAAGCGCGCGCCGCCTCGTAGCCGCCGTCCAGAAACACCGCCCCCGCAACCGCCTCAAACGCATCCGCAAGGTTTGACTCCCTCTCCCTGCCCTCTTTCTCCTCGCCTTTGCCAAGCAGAAGACATTCGCCCAGACCGAGGTTCTTCGCATAAAGAGCGAGATTTCCGCCGCTCACCGCGGAGCTTTTCCTTACGGACAGTTCGCCCTCGGCGGAGTCGGGAAAG
This portion of the Candidatus Dadabacteria bacterium genome encodes:
- a CDS encoding YadA-like family protein, which gives rise to QVRIGNSSIGDVQIGIFDLGRLRDDINAANTAIGSYRDIPNDMGSLHSRINQVIVSSLNSGTGLQERAVRMIIVNEAESGSIADAIVFALYGDPARDIGDPGGNAIAPAANSVVGRVQRGTLRSAADNAAGRDTNGDIEGNGGYRRAPVTGAGSHAPNSAADRRIVVQDTNQDGSVILGTLPFDALDAGRRVSELENDISGLRKRVDQQNKDLSAGVAMAMAMQAQSVPGKRINMSFGAASYNEEFATALTLGWRLHENVLINTGAGWATSGEQFGVRGGITFGW
- the rnc gene encoding ribonuclease III, yielding MKGIKLGYRFKNTALLEAALTHPSHRNENGGGIDNQRLEFLGDAVVGCVAADVLGRRFPDSAEGELSVRKSSAVSGGNLALYAKNLGLGECLLLGKGEEKEGRERESNLADAFEAVAGAVFLDGGYEAARAFVSGHLLSNITIWSESRDYKSALQRLFHKRFGSLPVYSTGETGPGHKRYFFSEVGDGSGVFGRGQGGSKKEAEQRAAKEALENL